The region TGTGTCCGCCAGATAAGAATAGGCCCCGGAATCACCGGAAACCACCTTGCCCAGCAGGGGCAACACCTTGTTCAGGTAAAAATTGTAAACACCCTTCCAGATTTTTTTGCTTCCGGAACCGAATTCCAGAATACAGAAACGTGCGCCGGGTTTGAGCGTACGCAGGACTTCCCTGTAGCAATCCTCACGGGGAAGAATATTTCTGATGCCGAAAGAAATTGTAGCTCCGTCAAGGCAGTTATCCGGCAAAGGCAAAACCCTTCCGTCGGCTTGAACCGAGGCGATGCTCCGGCTGCGTTCGACGTGTTTGCCTTCCAGCTTTTTGGTCTTACCGCAGGCCAGCATCTGGTGGGTATAATCCATGGCCAGAACTTTCACATCCGGGTACTGACGCAGCATCTCCACGGAAACATCAAGGGTTCCGGCCGCAAGATCAAGCACCAGACCATTCTTGCCCGGACGCACAAGCTTTACCTGACGATAACGCCAGTAAATATCCTGCCCGGCACTCAAAAAATGGTTCAGGAAGTCATACCATCCGGCAATTCTGCCGAACATATCCTGTACTTTCCTGCCATGCTCCTGATGCGATTCCTGCGCCATCTACCTTGCATCTCCCTTGCCGTCTTCGGAAGTCCCGGCAAGCTTGTTTTCCTGCTCCACAACGGAAGCAACAACATCAGCATGGATGGCATTAAAGTGCTCAGAAAAATTGGAGGGGGAAATTCTTCCTACCTCGATGAATTTTACTACGATTTCCTTAGCGACCTGC is a window of Desulfovibrio sp. JC010 DNA encoding:
- a CDS encoding ubiquinone/menaquinone biosynthesis methyltransferase; amino-acid sequence: MAQESHQEHGRKVQDMFGRIAGWYDFLNHFLSAGQDIYWRYRQVKLVRPGKNGLVLDLAAGTLDVSVEMLRQYPDVKVLAMDYTHQMLACGKTKKLEGKHVERSRSIASVQADGRVLPLPDNCLDGATISFGIRNILPREDCYREVLRTLKPGARFCILEFGSGSKKIWKGVYNFYLNKVLPLLGKVVSGDSGAYSYLADTIRAFPDERALAEELREAGFGRVMFIPLLSGIVYIHVAEKTGE